The following DNA comes from Nitrososphaerales archaeon.
AAGTGAGAAGTTCAAGCACATCCTTAGTGCTAGAAATAGGGGTCGGTTCAGGACTCGTTACCGAAGAATTGGCAAGATTCTGTGATAAGGTTGTAGGCTCAGAGATTAATAGAGAAGCCTTGATTCAAGGGCGTAAGCATTTGATAGAAAAGGGGTTGTGGGAAAAAGTTGATCTTATCTGTTGTGATGGTGCTTCGGCTTTTAGACCATCATCCTTCCCATTGATCGTTTTCAATCCTCCTTATCTACCATCGAAGGCCATTGAAGATTTGGCGGTAGATGGAGGTAGGGGTGGTATCGAAGTGGCCAATCATATCTTACTACAAGCTACCAATGTGCTTCAAAGAGGTGGAAAGATACTATTCGTGTTATCGAGCCTTTCATCTTACAAACGTTTGTTGAATGAATGGAAGCGAAAAGGCTTTAAAGTCAGGATCATCGATAAGAAGAGGTTATTCTTTGAGGAATTACTCTTAATTGAATTTGAAAAGCCTTTAGATAGTTAAGGAGTTAAAAGTAAATAGTCATGAACTATGAATTTCGACTATATCTTTATCTTCTAATAAGAAATTTTCTCCAACTCTAACCCCTTGCAGAGAACCTTCTCTCCAGACCTTTGCGTATTTGAAAAACTTCACTAAGTCTTTATGGACCTTTTCTGCAACATCGATGACACGTGCACCTTTCTTCATCAACAACGGCTTCTCAGCTACAGCATCTCCCAAGCTCTTCGTGTATACTCGAATATAACCGGACTTTTGAAGTATAGAATTGGCGAGCGAAGCCCGATCTGCAACAGATGTGATAATACGTTCTTCATCTATGAGACTCAATAACTCAGTTCTTATCCGTTCATCTAATGGAATGAATAAAGCCTTCTTTACAACCCTGCCGAATAACGCCGATTCTACATCTTCTAACGTCGCCTCACCATAGATCTTGACGATCGCGTTTCTAATTTTGTAACTGGAGAGAAACTTAATAACCTCCCAATCACTAAGCGCTTTTGCGTAATTTACGACTCTCAACCCCCCACTCGATGTATGGATTATTTCAACGAATGTATTAGATGGACGTATGTCGATATTATGCTCCTCAAGCCATGTGAACACCCTTTGAAGATACATAGTACCTTCAGATCCTAAAACTACGATGATGATATCTACATTGCGTATTAAGTTCATAATGCGTTCCTGCTTCTCTACACCGATCGATTCATCAAATGGGGTGAGGATTACTTGGAACTGGATACCTTCGCCTTCGAGTACTCCAACTACAGGTGCATGTAATACTTCATAAATATTTATATCTCGATTCGTAACGAATTTAAAGAATCGTATCGATGTATGAAGAGAGCCCAAAATAGCCAATTGAACCATACCCTCCTTCTTTACTACCCACTCTAGCCTTGTAGACCCTCTACGCCTCGATCTACTACGTTCTATCTCCTCTTCTAACGACTTGATCTGCTTCTTGATCGATACCTCTAACTTTTCAGTCCCCTTATGTTTGGGGAAGCTCGAGTAAAATTCTTTGAGTAATTTTAACTTGGTAACGGGATCTCTAGCCGCTATTGCCTCAGCCCACTTCGCCTTCGCCCTTTCAGGTAGATTGATAACCATTACTACTATAGATAATTTTATGAAGTCGTAAAAATTTTAAGATTACTGATGGAGAATTTAGCTGTAGCGATCGTCGAGCCACTCTATGAAGTGAATCTGGGTCATATAGCAAGAGTGATGAAGAACTTCGGTGTAAACGATCTAATACTGATCGATCCAAAGGTCGGGATAAATGAAGCGATGAAGTTCGCCTCCCATGGTTCAGAGATTCTCAAGAATGCTCGAATAAAGAGCTTAAATGAGTTGAGAAAAGAGTTTACTCTATTGGTCGGTACGACCGCTGTAACTGGTAAGAGCCCTTTGAATATCTTAAGGATTACAATATCTCCTGAAGAGTTGGCTGAACGGTTAAGGAGTTACGGTGATAAGGTCTGTATCTTATTGGGCCGTGAGACAACGGGTTTAAGAAATGATGAATTATCACTATGTGATGTAGTGGTAAGTATAACGACCGGAACCGATTACAACACACTGAACGTGGGGCATGCATTGGCTATAATCTTATACGAACTTTCCAAGGTGAAGATAGGTGAGATAAAGAGAGAGGTCGCTTCTCAAGAAGATAGAATGAGATTGGTAGAGTATGCATTAAAGTTGGCCGAATCCTCGGGTTACGCTTCCCATAAATTACACCTATTAAGGGAGAGTCTAGTTCGTATATTGGGCATCGCCCAGCCTACACCGAAAGAAGTTTACCTCATTATGGGTTTACTACGCAAAGCACTTCTAGCGATCGAATCTACCCGATAAACACTTCTCCAAAGGTGAATCTTAAAGTTTATAGTGCGTGTGGCTTCATTTTAAAAGATTTTTAAGAAACGTCAGACTTAATTAATAGTGCTGTTATAGATGGTTGGTAAGGGATAAGGTGTGAAAGGAAGGAATTATCGTATACCTAGTGGTATGCCTTACACTAGAAGAGAGTTTATTCCAGGTGCTCCACAATGCAAAATAGCAAAATTCTCTGCAGGTTCTCCCCATGAAGATTACGATGTGAAACTTCAATTGATATCGGATGGTAGGGTTCAGATAAGGCACAACGCTTTAGAAGCAGCAAGAATCGCGATCAACAAGAAGTTGAGCGATATAGGGGATAAAAATTACTACTTACAAGTAAAGGTTTATCCTCACATAGTACTTCGAGAGAATAAGATGATCGCAACAGCGGGTGCAGATCGATTACAAGAGGGGATGAGAAGAGCGTTCGGTAAACCCGTCGGCTTAGCTGCGCGAGTATCGAGAGGCAGTGTACTCTTTGAGATAAGCGTGAAGAAAGAGTACTTGGATCGAGCAAAAGAAGCTCTAAAAGCGGCTTCAACGAAACTCCCCGTAATTACTAAGATAAAAGAAATCCCTTTGAAAACTACACCACCTGTTAAAGCAGCCTCCTAATTTTGTTAAAGGAGTTTTTATGTTAAAGATCGATGAAGAGAAGATATTTTTGGAGATCGAAAGGAGAAGGCCTCGTAGTATAGTCTTTAATGCGCCCAGTGGATTGTTATCGAGGGTTCAGGATATTGCAATAAAGGTTCAAGAGAAGTTTAACGTAATAACATACATTATAGCCGATCCTTGCTATGGTATTTGTGATACCTTTAATTATGATGCCCAAAGGTTGGATGCGGATATAATCTTCCACATAGGTCACACTATATCGATGGATAAGATCGGTGATAGAACGATCATCATCGACGCTTATGATGACACACCCTTTGATGAAGTGTTACGCAAAGCCATCTTACACTTAAAGAATTATTCTGTTGTAGGATTATGCACCATCAGCCAACATTTACATAAACTTAACGAAGCGAAGTCCTTTCTAGAAAGGTTTGGATTCAAAGTTTTGATAGGTAGGGGAAAGGGTAGGTTGATGGATGGCCAGGTCTTAGGTTGTGAATTTCATACGGTCTATGAGATTAAGGATCTGGTAGATGTATTTGTGTTTCTGGGGCAGAGCATCTTTCATGCCATAGGGGTGGGACTCTCTACGAACAAACCAGTATTTATGCTCGACCCCTACCTCCAAGAAGTTACCGACCTTCGACAGACGATCTCAGATAGGATGAAGAGATCGATACTTGCTATATACAGAGCGCGTGATGCAGAGCTTTTAGGTATAGTGATAGGGTTGAAGGAAGGTCAGATGGCATTAGATAAAGCTCTTGATTTAAAGATTAGGTTAGAAAGGTTGGGCAAGAAGGTTCAACTGATCGCCCTACGTGAGGTAACGAGTGAGAGATTGGCTGAGTTATCGAAGATCGATGCATTCATCCAAACGGCCTGCCCCCGCATCTCCATCGATGGTTATACATTTAACAAACCTGTACTTTCTATACCACAGGCTGAATCGTTGATCCATCTTCTTACCACTGGTGAATTCCAAGACTTCTTCCAAAGGCCGTTATGGCTCTAACAAAATCGATGATAGTTGAGGTGGTTTAATTTGCAATCCGATAAAAGATTCATCGAATTCGCACTGCCCGGTGAAAAGTTAGCAGTTATAGAAG
Coding sequences within:
- a CDS encoding TGS domain-containing protein, whose protein sequence is MVINLPERAKAKWAEAIAARDPVTKLKLLKEFYSSFPKHKGTEKLEVSIKKQIKSLEEEIERSRSRRRGSTRLEWVVKKEGMVQLAILGSLHTSIRFFKFVTNRDINIYEVLHAPVVGVLEGEGIQFQVILTPFDESIGVEKQERIMNLIRNVDIIIVVLGSEGTMYLQRVFTWLEEHNIDIRPSNTFVEIIHTSSGGLRVVNYAKALSDWEVIKFLSSYKIRNAIVKIYGEATLEDVESALFGRVVKKALFIPLDERIRTELLSLIDEERIITSVADRASLANSILQKSGYIRVYTKSLGDAVAEKPLLMKKGARVIDVAEKVHKDLVKFFKYAKVWREGSLQGVRVGENFLLEDKDIVEIHSS
- a CDS encoding 50S ribosomal protein L16, encoding MKGRNYRIPSGMPYTRREFIPGAPQCKIAKFSAGSPHEDYDVKLQLISDGRVQIRHNALEAARIAINKKLSDIGDKNYYLQVKVYPHIVLRENKMIATAGADRLQEGMRRAFGKPVGLAARVSRGSVLFEISVKKEYLDRAKEALKAASTKLPVITKIKEIPLKTTPPVKAAS
- the dph2 gene encoding diphthamide biosynthesis enzyme Dph2, translating into MLKIDEEKIFLEIERRRPRSIVFNAPSGLLSRVQDIAIKVQEKFNVITYIIADPCYGICDTFNYDAQRLDADIIFHIGHTISMDKIGDRTIIIDAYDDTPFDEVLRKAILHLKNYSVVGLCTISQHLHKLNEAKSFLERFGFKVLIGRGKGRLMDGQVLGCEFHTVYEIKDLVDVFVFLGQSIFHAIGVGLSTNKPVFMLDPYLQEVTDLRQTISDRMKRSILAIYRARDAELLGIVIGLKEGQMALDKALDLKIRLERLGKKVQLIALREVTSERLAELSKIDAFIQTACPRISIDGYTFNKPVLSIPQAESLIHLLTTGEFQDFFQRPLWL